Proteins encoded within one genomic window of Etheostoma cragini isolate CJK2018 chromosome 21, CSU_Ecrag_1.0, whole genome shotgun sequence:
- the LOC117937336 gene encoding trafficking regulator of GLUT4 1-like isoform X2 codes for MAVNIMPAPAIQPEKDQPSLLDQEDSPSSQAHISVPCPPLGDEPLIHSSSSSPVSTQPPRSKSKDELVIVINEKLKNSNGIHPTSTESTSPVICSPPRRQHSISYPHHSKSRKGSRASSIGYTAFSPRPSISRHSSIATNPPLDRTKIKDYLFLSVLACFCPVWPINIVGFVYSIMSKNSLEQGNLDGAVRLGRVAKMLSLVSLVGGTVIIIACIVNLAINVKT; via the exons ATGGCCGTGAACATCATGCCAGCTCCTGCCATTCAGCCAGAGAAGGACCAACCATCGCTGCTGGACCAGGAAGACTCTCCGTCGAGCCAAGCCCACATCTCTGTGCCGTGCCCACCCCTCGGAGATGAACCGCTcatccacagcagcagcagcagtccgGTCAGCACGCAGCCCCCCCGTAGCAAATCCAAAGACGAGCTAGTCATAGTCATCAACGAGAAGCTGAAGAACA GCAATGGAATCCACCCAACGTCCACAGAGAGCACCTCTCCAGTCATCTGCTCTCCTCCCAGAAGACAACACTCCATCTCTTACCCCCATCACAGCAAGAGCAGGAAGGGGAGCAGGGCGAGCTCCATCGGCTACACCGCCTTCTCGCCAAGGCCGTCAATTTCTCGCCACTCCAGCATCGCCACCAACCCGCCCTTGGACCGGACCAAAATCAAAGACTACCTCTTCCTGTCCGTGCTGGCCTGCTTCTGCCCTGTCTGGCCCATCAACATTGTGGGATTTGTCTACTCCATCATG TCCAAGAACAGTCTTGAGCAGGGCAACCTGGACGGCGCCGTGCGTCTGGGACGTGTGGCCAAGATGCTCTCTCTGGTGTCACTAGTAGGAGGGACGGTCATTATCATCGCCTGCATCGTCAACCTGGCCA taAATGTGAAAACCTGA
- the LOC117937336 gene encoding trafficking regulator of GLUT4 1-like isoform X1, with amino-acid sequence MAVNIMPAPAIQPEKDQPSLLDQEDSPSSQAHISVPCPPLGDEPLIHSSSSSPVSTQPPRSKSKDELVIVINEKLKNSVGNGIHPTSTESTSPVICSPPRRQHSISYPHHSKSRKGSRASSIGYTAFSPRPSISRHSSIATNPPLDRTKIKDYLFLSVLACFCPVWPINIVGFVYSIMSKNSLEQGNLDGAVRLGRVAKMLSLVSLVGGTVIIIACIVNLAINVKT; translated from the exons ATGGCCGTGAACATCATGCCAGCTCCTGCCATTCAGCCAGAGAAGGACCAACCATCGCTGCTGGACCAGGAAGACTCTCCGTCGAGCCAAGCCCACATCTCTGTGCCGTGCCCACCCCTCGGAGATGAACCGCTcatccacagcagcagcagcagtccgGTCAGCACGCAGCCCCCCCGTAGCAAATCCAAAGACGAGCTAGTCATAGTCATCAACGAGAAGCTGAAGAACA GTGTAGGCAATGGAATCCACCCAACGTCCACAGAGAGCACCTCTCCAGTCATCTGCTCTCCTCCCAGAAGACAACACTCCATCTCTTACCCCCATCACAGCAAGAGCAGGAAGGGGAGCAGGGCGAGCTCCATCGGCTACACCGCCTTCTCGCCAAGGCCGTCAATTTCTCGCCACTCCAGCATCGCCACCAACCCGCCCTTGGACCGGACCAAAATCAAAGACTACCTCTTCCTGTCCGTGCTGGCCTGCTTCTGCCCTGTCTGGCCCATCAACATTGTGGGATTTGTCTACTCCATCATG TCCAAGAACAGTCTTGAGCAGGGCAACCTGGACGGCGCCGTGCGTCTGGGACGTGTGGCCAAGATGCTCTCTCTGGTGTCACTAGTAGGAGGGACGGTCATTATCATCGCCTGCATCGTCAACCTGGCCA taAATGTGAAAACCTGA
- the kif22 gene encoding kinesin-like protein KIF22, giving the protein MAQRVAVPDGANKKTSRVRVAVRLRPYMDNQDDKDEGPCVRGLDSQNLEIINWRNATETVKYHFDAFHGEQTTQQEVFVSSVKPILPLILKGQNASVFAYGPTGAGKTHTMMGSSDQPGVIPRAVGEVFKLVKAKDDDEGWDYSIGMSYLEIYNEKVLDLLSPSSLDLPIREDKDKNILIPGLTLTTISSFSEFDKHFVPASLNRTTASTKLNQRSSRSHAVLLIKVVRTQRVLPHRQLTGKLYLIDLAGSEDNRRTGNQGIRLKESGAINLSLFTLSKVVDSLNSGTAVRVPYRDSKLTRLLQDSLGGSAHSVMITNIAPEYKYYFDTFNALNFASKSKLIVNKPFTCETVAVLPVKRAKEDHKAGVSGTEPPKKRQKGDRKTEQDDSSPCAHFHSPSEPSVMDRLVALEKLMLNCQDKDKLSMLSVAQSRKEIQELKEKHREFESKAMLLSRLAGEKSSAKPEPAFSNNGAPLQRKPSNATNAKKQQAVVQPLQVFQPLQQLAVVKKQSVCVKKERKTSDPVEPPDGKENSWEFQLETSVLEHSRQKILHILNTGSLKELKGLQQIGDKKAKLILGWREIHGHFLKLEDVVKVEGMTGKRFSTFMKANILSAMGK; this is encoded by the exons ATGGCTCAGCGCGTGGCAGTCCCAGATGGAGCAAACAAGAAGACGTCCAGGGTTCGCGTAGCGGTTCGTCTGCGACCCTATATGGACAATCAAGATGACAAAGACGAAGGACCGTGTGTAAGAGGGCTGGACTCTCAGAACCTGGAAATAATTAACTGGAGAAATGCTACAGAAACAGTCAAATACCA TTTCGATGCTTTTCATGGTGAGCAAACGACACAGCAAGAAGTTTTCGTTTCATCAGTGAAGCCCATTCTACCACTCATACTGAAGGGACAAAATGCCAGTGTCTTTGCCTATGGACCAACAGGAGCTG GTAAGACCCACACCATGATGGGCAGTTCAGATCAGCCAGGGGTGATCCCTCGAGCTGTTGGCGAGGTCTTCAAGCTAGTCAAAGCTaaggatgatgatgaaggaTGGGACTACAGCATTGGAATGTCTTATTTGGAAATTTACAATGAGAAG GTGCTAGATCTTCTATCACCAAGCTCCCTGGATTTGCCAATCAGAGAGGACAAAGACAAGAACATCTTGATCCCGGGCCTCACTCTTACAACCATCTCCTCCTTCTCAGAGTTCGACAAACACTTCGTCCCTGCCAGCCTTAATCGTACTACAGCTTCTACCAAACTGAACCAGCGCTCCAGCCGCAGCCATGCTGTTCTCCTCATCAAG GTTGTACGGACTCAGCGCGTCCTGCCCCACAGACAACTGACAGGAAAGCTGTACTTAATCGACCTGGCTGGGTCTGAGGACAACCGTCGCACCGGCAACCAGGGCATCCGCCTAAAAGAGAGCGGCGCCATCAACCTGTCTCTCTTCACTCTCAGCAAGGTTGTGGACTCTCTTAACTCTGGCACTGCCGTCCGCGTGCCTTACAGAGACAGTAAATTGACGCGGCTGCTACAGGACTCTCTGGGCGGCTCGGCGCACTCCGTCATGATCACCAATATTGCACCTGAGTACAAATACTATTTTGATACGTTTAATGCGCTCAACTTTGCCTCCAAATCCAAACTCATTGTGAACAAACCCTTCACCTGTGAAACTGTGGCTGTGCTGCCAG TGAAGCGAGCTAAAGAAGACCACAAGGCAGGGGTGTCTGGCACAGAGCCACCGAAGAAGAGGCAGAAAGGCGACCGGAAAACTGAACAGGATGATTCCTCACCATGTGCACATTTTCACAG TCCGTCAGAACCGTCCGTGATGGACAGACTAGTAGCTCTGGAGAAGCTGATGCTGAACTGCCAGGACAAGGATAAGCTCAGCATGCTGAGTGTGGCTCAGTCGCGCAAGGAGATCCAA GAGCTCAAGGAGAAGCATAGGGAGTTTGAGAGCAAGGCCATGCTGTTAAGTCGGTTGGCTGGAGAAAAGTCCAGTGCCAAACCGGAGCCGGCCTTCAGTAACAACGGTGCTCCTCTGCAAAGAAAACCATCAAATGCCACAAACGCCAAAAAGCAGCAGGCCGTGGTCCAGCCCCTACAAG TGTTCCAGCCTCTTCAGCAGCTTGCCGTCGTCAAAAAACAGTCAGTCTGCGttaagaaggagaggaagactTCAGACCCAGTTGAG CCTCCAGATGGTAAAGAGAACAGCTGGGAGTTCCAACTCGAGACATCCGTGTTGGAGCACTCCAGGCAGAAAATCCTGCACATCCTGAATACGGGCTCCCTCAAAGAGCTGAAGGGTCTGCAGCAGATCGGGGACAAGAAGGCAAAGCTCATCCTGGGCTGGAGGGAGATCCATGGTCACTTCCTGAAG TTGGAAGATGTAGTGAAAGTTGAGGGTATGACGGGAAAGAGATTTTCCACCTTCATGAAG gCAAACATCCTGAGTGCCATGGgaaagtga
- the pagr1 gene encoding PAXIP1-associated glutamate-rich protein 1 yields MQAEATDSSLREGIEALGVKDTERPATGNQEQGNTEQQDTEMTAATDEDTSTKDIKDGDTHAVEEEAHKDEPQAETGVDGEEGQQAAGVEGEWELAYSDEEMEDPKNWMPPPAEIKRLYGLLSKGEMLELNFVPLPRRPPTPERTPSPERDDEEEAAKERERDERERRPPTPTEFDFNEEQTQATPKNAFVNRRRTPGSSARSSVKREARLDKVLSDMKRHRKIEEHIMRTGRDLFKSEKKLEEALSPNSQKEREKERERDSNPNTIFSPRQRRY; encoded by the exons ATGCAGGCTGAGGCCACAGACTCCTCACTGAGAGAGGGCATAGAGGCTCTGGGTGTGAAGGACACAGAAAGACCTGCAACAGGGAACCAGGAACAGGGCAACACAGAGCAACAGGACACAGAGATGACAGCTGCCACAGATGAGGATACATCAACCAAGGATATAAAGG ATGGAGACACGCATGCAGTGGAAGAAGAAGCACACAAGGATGAACCTCAGGCTGAGACAGGGGTGGATGGTGAAGAGGGACAGCAGGCGGCTGGAGTGGAGGGTGAATGGGAGCTTGCGTACAGTGACGAGGAAATGGAGGACCCCAAAAACTGGATGCCCCCTCCTGCTGAGATCAAAAGACTCTATGGGCTCCTCTCTAAAGGGGAGATGCTGGAATTGAACTTTGTGCCTCTTCCTCGGAGGCCCCCTACACCTGAACGCACGCCGTCACCTGAAAGAGATGACGAGGAAGAGGCagcaaaggaaagagagagggacgAGAGAGAACGCAG gcctCCAACTCCAACTGAGTTTGACTTTAATGAGGAGCAAACACAAGCCACTCCGAAAAATGCCTTCGTGAACAGACGCAGAACACCAG GATCTTCAGCCCGCTCTTCTGTGAAAAGGGAAGCGCGGCTGGACAAAGTACTTTCAGACATGAAGCGCCACCGCAAAATTGAGGAGCACATCATGCGCACGGGTCGAGATCTTTTCAAGAGCgaaaagaagctggaggaggCTCTGTCTCCAAACAGCCAGAAGGAGcgggagaaggagagggaacGAGACAGCAACCCCAACACCATCTTTTCCCCGAGACAGAGGAGATACTAA
- the tlcd3bb gene encoding ceramide synthase yields the protein MLTILAAGSMFFPGLFLLSKQCLKSIPALRWSEGDAVIVSARLVSSVQAVMASSAGYIIASSCEDILEDQHWLTSSYIMFAVPYFVYDIYAMFMCYWYKLRVKGHEEASAAPQRMSTALTSYLRREFLMVLHHVVMVTVCFPVSVFWRQGKGDYFQGIMFMAELSTPSVCLGKILIQYKQQHTLVHKVNGALMLITFFICRVLLFPYLYYAYGRYASIPFHMVPLSVPWHCNLGAALLMAPQLYWFSLICRGALRLFTGSNRSRRPRGTTDAAKEKQMDGTALPQPANGYSACSSEPELATH from the exons ATGCTTACCATTTTAGCTGCTGGGTCTATGTTCTTTCCAGGCCTTTTCCTACTGTCCAAACAATGCCTGAAGTCCATCCCAGCACTGAGGTGGAGCGAAGGAGATGCAGTCATTGTATCTGCCAG GTTGGTTTCATCAGTTCAGGCAGTCATGGCTTCTTCAGCTGGCTACATCATTGCTTCATCCTGCGAGGACATCCTCGAGGACCA GCATTGGTTGACTAGCTCTTACATCATGTTTGCCGTTCCCTACTTCGTGTACGACATCTACGCAATGTTCATGTGCTACTGGTACAAGCTGCGGGTCAAAGGGCACGAGGAGGCCTCGGCAGCCCCCCAGCGCATGAGCACAGCACTGACCAGCTACTTGCGTCGGGAGTTCCTCATGGTGCTTCACCATGTTGTCATGGTCACCGTCTGCTTCCCCGTCTCTGTG TTTTGGCGACAAGGAAAGGGAGATTATTTCCAGGGTATAATGTTTATGGCCGAGCTCAGCACTCCATCTGTCTGCTTAGGAAAAATACTCATCCAG TACAAACAGCAACACACTCTCGTGCACAAGGTGAATGGGGCTCTTATGCTGATCACTTTTTTCATCTGTCGGGTCCTCCTCTTCCCTTACCTCTACTACGCCTATGGAAG GTACGCGTCCATTCCCTTCCACATGGTTCCCCTGTCGGTGCCCTGGCACTGTAACCTAGGCGCTGCTCTGCTCATGGCGCCACAGCTCTATTGGTTCTCCCTAATTTGCAGGGGCGCCCTGCGACTATTCACGGGCTCCAACCGCTCTCGGAGACCACGTGGGACAACAGACGCAGCCAAGGAGAAGCAGATGGATGGCACTGCACTGCCCCAGCCTGCCAACGGCTACAGCGCATGCTCCTCGGAGCCCGAGCTGGCCACACACTGA